Sequence from the Zeugodacus cucurbitae isolate PBARC_wt_2022May chromosome 2, idZeuCucr1.2, whole genome shotgun sequence genome:
aaatattttttttcgcaattaaaatctttattcaATTACATTTAAGTAAAAGTGCTATAAGATTACTTAATATTACATGCATATTtgagatacatttttttttgtagattttatataattattagctAACAGATTACTTCCTCATTTTTTAAACATCCTCCACAACAAGATTCGTTTTGAATATTGTTTTGTCATTATGTAAGGCTTCCagtattaatatttcaaatcgtTGATATATCTCACGGAAATCCATTATATTCGTTGGTTCCGATTCCAGCCAGAAACGGTCGAATTCGAAAAGTAAATAACAGTAGAATTTATGGAAATGAGTCAATGAGCAGGCCTGATTAAGCGAACTTGCCACATTATAGAAATGGACTTTTGCATCGCCAGACTTGAGCAAGCGATATGCCATCGCGGTGAGATTAATGCCTACTATGGCGAATGTATAACCATATACTGGATGTTTTGAATGTAAAAGCACATGATGTGCGGCGTCACGATATTCGCGCGAGAAGAATAACAGGTTTTCCAAACCAAGTATACCCATACCACGGAAATCCGTTTTGGGATCATCAccctataattatataataagaagttatttactttttaagttaaatttcctcaaatataatatattatatatttatatacctgAAAACCAATATCCTGCCACTGCTTTGTGATACGTCCCTCCAACGGCTCTTCTGGCATTAAACGGTTCCATAACTCCAACAACTTCTGTTCGTGATCCAAGTTATTTGCATCGTATGCCTCTGCACGTAAGCGCTCCACCTGATGCAGCAGTTGTCGGTAACTCCATATGTGCAGCACACAAGTGCCAAAGAGTGGCGCAAAGTCAGGgtgtatttttgatttaatatgCTTGGCGCGTTGCACCACACTAACAGCGCGTGCAGGCAATTGACGCAGTTCTTCTTCACTACATGTCTCTACCGCAGTGTCCAATTCGCGTAGTAAATGTTgtatttcgacattttgtgaTTGCATTAGCGAACGCTCGACTTGACGAGTGCGACTTGCACCTGCCTGTGCACCATATACAATGCGTTGCAGTTCGCTTAGCCGCGTGAATGTATGCAAAAACCATTTGATGAACGGTCTTAGATAAAGGAAGATCACTGGCAAAATACGTTGCAGCACCCAGTCAAacagaaacattttttatacctTCTATACCGTAAGCGTAGGCGTTGTGTATCTATTTATGaattttgcttgttgttttgttataaaaaagcaTTCAGCAATATTGCGGCAGTGTTATGGTTACGCTGTCATGGAAACTTGCCTATTGATATAACGATTGCTTATATCCTTGACGTTATCTCGATGTTTGCTTTATCCTTTTAGTTGTGAAATTTGTCATGAGACACGtatgcaaattgaatattattcCTATGCGTTTGTATATTTTAGCTTATACATTTATTTCTCGGCTGATTTCTGTGCGTTTATATGAGgtgatttgatttatttttgtattcagtgcaaatgtaaataaagaCTGAAATGTCAAAATCAGCTTGAATCTAGCGGCGTTGCCATACAATAGATagcaataaataattgttttaaataaatgtgtggaaataaagtatttaaattataaatatttttagtcaaATGTCAttgtaaaaacattaaaacattGTTCTTGGCCATAGCTCTGCATGTCAGCAAACTTTTAAAACACGTCAGTCTCACCTCTTTCCTGCTGAAGGGGATGGAGAAGATCGTTGACAACTACATCAGGACTGTGGCATTAGAGCACTACCCCCTGCACGCAAGTCAGCATGCATATAGGGTTGGCAGATCTACATACACTGCTCTGTACAGCTTAGTAACAGAGGTAGAAGACGCTCTGCAAAATGGGGAAGGGGTATTGTGTGCCTTTCTGGATGTAGGAGGTGCGTTTGACAATACCTCCCACTCAAGTGTCACCAGAGCGCTACACAGGAGGCGGATCGATGATTCGATTATAAGATAGGTAGATGCAGTCCTCGGCACAAGAATTGCTGAAACTCGGTTAGGCTCTAACAGCATACGACTGGGCACAACTAAGGGATGCCCCCAAGGAGGTGTACTATCGCCGCTTTTGTGGAGCCTAGTCGTGGATGAGCTTTTGGAGATATTGACAGATAACGGCATACGATGTCAGGGGTACGCGGATGATATCGTAATTATAGCCAGAGGTAAATTTGAGAGCATACTTGGAGACATTGTCCAGAGAGGATTAACCCTCGCTAAGAGGTGGTGCGTTAAGGTCGGACTTAACATCAATCCCTCCAAAACGGCCATTATCCCCTTTACAAGGATAAGAACCCTCCCAGCCCTGGGTACTATTACCATGGGTGGGCAACCAGTAGCCAGAGTGGAGGAAATAAAGTATCTAGGACTAATACTAGAATCAAAACTTAGGTGGAAGAAGCATGAGGACTCCGCGGTTGCCAAGGCCACCAAAGCGCTGATGGTGTGCAGAACCTGGGGATGCAACCCTTACGTACTGCGATGGATGTACACCACGATCATCAGGCCCATATTCTCTTATGGAGCGGTGGCTTGGGTATCTAGGATCTCCCTGTCAACAGCAGAGAAACAGTTGACAAAACTGCAGCGGTTGGCCTGTGTATGCATCACTGGTGCTATTCGAACTTGTCCGACAGCAGCATTAGAGGCAATCCTGAACCTAACCCCACTCCATATGATGATTGGCTCTACGGCAAACAGTACTCTTTACTGTTCCTGACGAAACCAGGACCAGGAAGCAGCAGGATGGTAAACGCCCGCCAATTGGAGATCATAGGGAGGAAACTTCCAATGGCTCTCCTTCCAAGGGATAACATTACCAAAAAGGTGCACTTTGAAAGGAAATTCAAGGGCCAGAGCCCTTCATTGCCGTTGGTCCGCAAGCTCTGAGAAATGGACTACTCAAAGGCGAATTAGAAAGTAGGAATCGCTACTGGATGCGGCTGTAGGGGCTTCGCCACTCGAAACTCTTCCTAGGGGCGTACAACCGCAAAAGATTCAAGCAACTTATTGCGCtcccaagaaacaaaatgagacaactagtggcactcTACACTGGCCACTTCAGACTAAGGTGTCATCTGAACAAACTCGGGATCTGCTCTACGGACCTTTGCAGATTCTGTGATTTGAAAGCGGAAACACCTGAGCACCTACTCCTGGAATGTCACGCGATTGCGGGTTTAAGGAGGAGGGAAATGGGGTCTCTATATCCCCAAAGGGAAAGTAAGAAAGGTATTGCGATCCTCTaataaatctaatctaatctaaaacACGCGTTAATTAGCAGAGAGCTATAAGAGATTTCTGTTAAAGTTTCTATACGTTTCTCAAGGCCATATTGACGAAATTACTGTAAACTGTTGTGTACGTTTATCcctttgcaatttgtttatacaTGCTAACACATAATACGCAGGCTAATTAATTCAATGTATTGCTGTTTTGGTAGTGATGACTTgcagaaatttaaattattaaccataaatataaataccaaAGCCGTTCtcttgatatatttatatatgtacgtgttatatttaattagtttGTATCGCCTTTTTTTGAACTCGTGATGTTCTGCTCGCTATGACTTGGTATGCTGCTAATTCAAAACATTACATTTACGAACATACACAAACAACACACAGGCACCTGGAAAAGGAACTGttagatttcaaattttgataagAAATACTAATTGCTATATAAACCCACAAAATATTCATCTGAGCCATAGTCGTGCTTTAACATACACTAAAacagtttattaattttattagtaaatCCGATTTActcagaaaataataaattattttgtgttCCTGAATCCTGCGTATATAAAGGTgatttttaaaaagaattttgctATATTTAGTGGTATATTATTAGGCAACATGCAGTGCATTGCAGAACTATACGTACAGGATAgcaaatctaaataaatttaaatagttttaattgaAGCTAAAAGCTAAAGAACATTTGGTTTAATATGCGgtgaatgttttaaattttaatatgcaaaaataaaaaccattttaaaatattttttgtattttgatgtttctaaaatattattccaataaaaaaattaaataaagcaataaaatacaaaactatttaaaaaattttaaattgtggaAATGGTAACTGATCGAGATTCCATGTGTACAtcctttaattgaaattttaaattcatagtTTGGTGATTTAGTGTTGTAGTGTATATCGATTAATTGGTTGTTTAGAAAATGTATaacgctttttttaattttcgtctaGCAACATTTATAAAATGCGTGAT
This genomic interval carries:
- the LOC105210063 gene encoding ELMO domain-containing protein 2; the protein is MFLFDWVLQRILPVIFLYLRPFIKWFLHTFTRLSELQRIVYGAQAGASRTRQVERSLMQSQNVEIQHLLRELDTAVETCSEEELRQLPARAVSVVQRAKHIKSKIHPDFAPLFGTCVLHIWSYRQLLHQVERLRAEAYDANNLDHEQKLLELWNRLMPEEPLEGRITKQWQDIGFQGDDPKTDFRGMGILGLENLLFFSREYRDAAHHVLLHSKHPVYGYTFAIVGINLTAMAYRLLKSGDAKVHFYNVASSLNQACSLTHFHKFYCYLLFEFDRFWLESEPTNIMDFREIYQRFEILILEALHNDKTIFKTNLVVEDV